CTAAATAGGAACACAAGTAACACAGCACAGAACATCAACATAGGTTCTTCCACAAACAGGGAACAAGAACTCCATCAGAAATTAAACTTTATTAGGGAAGAAACACCCACCTCACTGCATGATGAAACTATCTAGTAAACGACTGCGGTGTTTCGCAATCTCGAGGACATTAAGTTCTATAGTTTACATTGTTAATTGAAGAGAACAAATAACAGTAAAGCTTCGTGGGGGTGATTAATTTCTGAAAGGTGATTAATATCAAgcttttcataaaacaaggataACTGAAGATATCAAACATCATATAAAATAACGAGGCTGGTGCAAAAGCATTTGAAACATTTATACTGGAGTCAAGCCAACCACACCTGCAAACAAGCAAGCACAACAAAAACATTATCAGAGTAGAAACATAAAATGTTTGATGCAGAAACATTATAGTAACAACATTATAAAGATTGCAGACATATAAATCAGCTATAACTTTTGAGAATTGGACTATAGAATGAGCATAAGAATTTCACCCTGGTACAAGAGTACCCACCATGCATGAAACAAGTTTAACCTATAATCTAAATTTACATTATGCTCATATTATTtagtatttattaatataaatatatcaaCTTGTCTTTACTAGTTCAACAAATTTTCTTGATATACTATTTAGTTTATATGAAATAAGATAGAACTTTTAAGATGCTGATAAACTATTGTAATGTATGAACGTAGCTCAAACATTAATGAGTGTGTGAAATAGGCGATGCAAGTATGGTGTGCAGGTTTTAATATTGTTCTTGCGAGGCAGGTTAATATCTTAGCAGCAAAGGTGCTTTGGGCGAAACCATGCCCTTTACCGTCTTTCTACTGTATTGTCATGACTACTTTAGAATGGACTGTCCAATGCCCTATAGATGACAAAAAAAAGTGCTTCTATAGCTTTTAACACCAAATATTATGTTTTTAGACAAATTGCAAGTATGACATGTGGCATAACATCTATAAGCTTAAATACAATCACTATAATTGGGAAAGGCTTTGATTTAAATGTAAACCTAtagcttataaaaaaaattgacagTTATGTATTCAAGCTTGTGATTTCTCTTTTAATCGAAATATATTAATACCATTCAGCAAAAAATTTATCAAATTTAATTTTAAGCCAATAACTCCAATCCAAGAAGGCAACAAAATGAGAAACTGCATATACTTTCTTGTTTTAATTGGAGAATGAATTCTACAACTATATCATATCACTGTCAAAGGTCTTAAAGCATATATGCAAAAAGATATTCTAAACCTATAGTCATCTACGTCAACCTAACATATTCTCAAGTATCATTTACGTCAACCTAACATATAGCAACATGCCATAATTTCAATAAAACCATTTGTTCAATTTAGCAGTAGATAGTGTTCATCTGCTATAAATCGAGACCCAGCTTATCCAGACTTAAATGCTTAATGCGCAACTCTTTGAGAATAATGTATGGAGCTTGATTCTAAACCATATCAAAGATGTGCATTGCTTAATGGAAAGTAATTGAAGAAAAGTGCAAATCAAATAACATATGATATAATCATAAACATGTAAGAATTGACAAATAAGAAAAGGATAGAACTGTTTTAATGCATAAGTTTCAACATACCACAAGCTAATCTTCCACCAGCATTCCCGGTGCTCAAACTAAGTTCATGTCCACCTGCAAAAGTATGAGCAGATGCAGATGAGACCAAAATAAAAATACTTCAGTTATTATTCACATACCATACTCGATATACAAGACTACAAACACAACATGAGATATACAATGTTAGAAAGAACATAAACAAGCAACTCCATATTCGTAGCATTCTTCCCCTGTGACAAGTAGACACTCATCTATTGTCTATTTGGGTAATACTGGTTTGATGCTTGTGACAGTGATAGGAATGAGGGAGTTGGGCCTAATGATCAGGGAGTCACACTTAAGAAGGTTGTGGACAGGCCCAAAATATGGAGTATACCAAAGGAAGCACAAAAGGATCTAGTGAGAGTATCTGGAAGGGCGAACTGGAGGCAGGACTGACATCAGAGTTAGTTATATAAGGGAATAATGTGGTGTAAGAGAATCATCTTAGAATTATGTTATTGGAAAGAGAGAATACTCTCATGAGAGCCACTGGGATAGGCTAGTAGTATCCCTCTACAAGATTTGTTTTCCATTCTGTTATACTATTTCCTCCATTGGTCTATCAATAAAATTTCATCAGTTTACATCATTATTTTCTGTAAACCCATTAGACAGTATTTTCATCTATAGCATAAATCATAAggaaaatatcaataaatatttaaaatggaAGAACTAACCCTTTCCAAGGTCATCTTGAAGTTCGTGAACCACTAAGGCTCTCCCAACGACTGAATTGGGGCCAGTGAGTGGTATCTGCATGATTTTGTCAAAGAACAAGGTTAGCTACATTCAACAACAAACCATATAGTTTCTTCAAAAAACTCAGTGTTCCGACCCACAGGCACAAGAACCATGGTTTGAAATAATTATCAAAAGAACTGTCAACTATCATATTTTTAAAACACAAATAACAAAGCACACCTGATTGTCCACGATTGTCGCCTCTGCAACTCCTGCATTTCCCAAAATCAAAAAACGACACATAAGAAGATTAGAAGATCCGAAAAGCTTTTCAAAGAAGAGTAGAGGAGAGAAGCATTACCTTCAGCATTAGCAACTATGTTTCCCAGGTCACCCGCATGACGGATTTCATCTTCAGGAGCACCATGTGTCAACTTGTTGGGATTAAAATGTGGTCCTAAATAGGAGATTCAAGCAGCATACAGTCCTAACTTTAGTCAAATCAAACcatagcaaaaataaaataaaatacaaaaaaacagaAACAAAGGTCTGCATTACCTGTTGAGATACACCCATTTGTGGTATCACCATACTCATGCTGCAAGATAAAGCAACATATATTATAGAGGCAGATACATAAACAAATTTTTTGAAGGAATGGACTTAAAGTAACACTCACTAAGTGAAAACCATGAAGCCCTGGTGTAAGGCCAGTGATacgtgttaagagtcccacatcggacaatatatggcctgaacatgtccttataagtgggggcaatcctcaccctacaagccggttttgtagggttgagttaggcccaaccacacttcttaacatggtatcagagcctggtttaagatccggtgggccaccttctatggtttccgctatcgggccacccaccatttatttccacgctccagttgtctagtcctgggcgtgagggggtgtgttaagagtcccacatcggacaatatatggcctgaacatgtccttataagtgggggcaatcctcaccctacaagccggttttgtagggttgagttaggcccaaccacacttcttaacaataCGAACATTAACTGTTGTTGGACCTACTCATCAAACAAAAAACACATATAGCTTATAGTTATTCAATTCAGCACATAGAGAAGTAATCATTACATTACTAAATATACTTTACAAAACTGCAACCTACTAGCATAATAGCAACCTATAAAGCACGAACACCGAAAACACGACACCGACATTTGCACGTCGGAGTAAGAATTTGAAGAAAACTAATAAATTAAACTCAATCGTTCCCGGACACCGATACATACACATCATTTTTCAGAGATGGTGATACATAGACTGCAACTAATTAACAATGAAGCATGCCATTCATTTCAATTTTCagtaacaatataaaaaaaaacccaAATTACTATTGATAAATTCATAAGTGAAATGGACATTTGAAAGGATTAGGAAGAGGATCCACCTTCATCGTCTTGAGTGAGAGTGACAACACCTTCGACGGTGGAGGTTCCCTTAAGGACAGCGACGGCTTTCTTGGCAGCAGCGACTACTGTGAGAGGTTTGAAATTCGAAGTTTTGAGAGTTGAGAATTGAGGAGCGAGCTTGACGGAGACGCCGGAGAAAGATGTTCGGAGAAGAGAATGAGAAGAGAGCGGTGAAGGCGAGACGAGAGTTTGTGAAGCCATTGCTAGTTGCATAGTGAGATAGAGTTTCGGGTGTTTGTGATAATGCAACAGAGAATGTGTGAAATAAAATTGTTTTGGTTTTTGTTGCTCCCCAGATCACACACTTTCTAGTTTCTACCCCTTTctctagttttgttttttttttttttatgttttttttatttttgttttggttgGATTTGTTATGTGGTAGGAAATTGGAAAtgcaaaataataagaaaataaatgaagaaaataaataaaacaaatgagTCTATTCATTTGGAAAAGAAAACatgagtaggggtggcaaacaggCATGTCCGTCCCGTTTAGGTACGTCCTACAAAAGTCTGCAAAAAATAGAGTGGAACGGACATAATTAAGGGTACGAGTCTAAAATATTGGCCCTCCCTGCAGAAAAGTGAGAGCAGGGCCGGAGAATATCTACGAACTTTGGATCTTTTTTATGTAAAGCCCATAAAAAAACTGGCATGCCCAGCAAGTCGGGCCTGTTTTGTCACCCCTAAACATGACATAGTTATTGTAGTCAATTCAATTTGCTTAGAGATTATATTTGGGAGGTACACTCTCCGATCTCAAAtataagcaacaaaaaaaaattttaatgttCTTAAATATAAGCAAAAGACATTTATAATTATTACATTCATTGTTATTATTTCAAATATACCGCTacttttttttcacatttttatgTCTTTAACAATTTTCAAAGCAAAAAGTAGGAGTAAAGTTAGAAAGAGTCTAAGACTTAGATGCATTTAGACATTTTTCTTAAAGGGTGGTTTTGTTTGTAAATTTGCTTATATATGAGACCGGAGGAATTATATAATAGACACGAGTGGATATATCAGTTTTAGTTAGATAAACATGTTTTATATCATATACTCTGGGGTATATCAGTTTTGTTTTATCCTATTTGTTTTACTTTTTATTTGGGTGACTAGTATgtatataaatactatttttttcatttttgaaacatacacaataataaattattttttttcccCTCAATGACTTTATAATTTTTTCTCCATTTATCATCATTTGTCAAGTAACCTGTGATACATGCTCCCCACTAAATTGGTATTGGGAGCACTAATTCGGTCCTCAATCTCTAGCCCTGGCGAATGGAAGCACTACCTCCAACTAATTCCTAACCAATCAACCAGTTTTCAAGGGAGAAAACTATAATAGATGGTGAGCACAGATAAAACTCATATTCAGAGTGGAAGAAGTGTTTGAAATCGTGAATGATGGTTTCTCGATATTAAAGGCAAATGCTACTCAGGTACAATGGGTTGCTTATCGTGAATTGAGCAAGAAAGATGAAAAAGATTCGATATGGATCCATCAGTGTGTAGATTCGAATATCTTTGAGAAGATTATCGAGCAAGAAACGGCCAAGGAGGCTTAGGATACCCTCAATAAGCTACATGGTTGATAGGAAAAGTTAAAGAAATTGGGGTTGCAATCTTTGAGGAAGCAGTATGAAAGATTGCAGATGATGAAACCATTGATGAGTTATTCTTAAAGATGGTGGCTTTGACAAATTAAATGAGTCATATGGAGAAAAGACTTTTGGATTGCAAAAGGTGTCAAAGGCTATTCCAGTCAAGTTTCATCACATTATGGTGGCAATTGAAGAATCTAAAGACTTGTCAGAGATTAAGCCTGAAGAATTGCAAGCATCTCTTGAGGCGCATGAGACGATACTGAAGTAAAAAGATTCAGAAAAGGTATCTAAACAGACATTGTAAGCAAAGTTCTTcaagaaaattaaagaaaaattgttTCTTGAAATAATATTGTGTCACATGCGAGTATACATGTATATTTGATTGCAACAAGTGATAAAATAAGAGTATTGTACCCACTGGGGGAGATATAATTACTTAGATTGAATTTGTAGTTAATTATATTTGGGTTTTCAAGCATGAGCAGAGATATAAAATAATGTGTTGTTTGTAGTGTTCAGTGTGTTCCTGAAGTAAGTAGATAATGTAAACAAAGAAGTGGAAATACTCTAGATTTGTACCATAATGCATGTAGATTTGTTATTGGTTTCCTAAAGTGATGCATGTCTAACATGTAGACTTGTACCACAGTGCCtgtatcctgagaagtactccttgaGTAATTTATTTTGACAGACTGACATACTCTAGATTGACATGCATGATTGgttaagaaaaattaattttgGTACCAAATGATGAAAAAGCGGTAAAAGGCAGTCGATCCGCTAAGTTGGGTAATCCTCACCCGATTATTCATCCCAAAGaaggttgatccccaaacatcATCCAAATAAGGACAATACATAAactaaaaagttttgaaaatttcatcgatATGCTACTTATTTAGGGCCTAAACAATGTCAAAAAGCCTTGAttagtctcatgcatgtgatgatcatcatAAACACACATTGCCTTAATTTGATTGTCCGAGTGAAAAGGGGAGGAAATCAAAAAAAGACTTAAGTACATAGCATAGTTAGAGAGGTATCATGTAACGCCCCGTTTTTAATcgctttatttatttaattgggtGACAGTAAATTTTCGTATTATATGTGTGATTATATGTGAATTAAGTGATTACGTGATTAATTGACTTTTTTTATGCTAATGTTGTTAGTAAATAACTCAAGTTAGTAAGACAATTGGCatttgggcctaagttggtgttAGTAAGAGTGGGGTATTAAtaagagcccattagtaataataaaatagtaagggtttaacaaaactagggttttatgaAAATTAGAGGTTATTTGGTAAATAAGAGAAAGGGAAAAGAGAAAGTAGGAAGAGGAGAAACTAGGAGAATCCATTAAAGATTTAGAGGTTCCTTCAATCCAACCAAGATAAGGGTGGGTTTCTTTCATTCTAAATGGATGTATGATGATAGTTTATGGTGGGATTTAGGGgttatatgtattgaatcatttTCTTGATAATGTTAAGTTTTGAGTGAAATCAATTGGGTTTTTGTGAATTGTTGTGTTGAATGATGTTATAATGATTGTCCATGAGTAGTAACATGCTAGGTATCACTAATATGTGTTGGAATTGATCTGGAATGAGATTTTGGGTGATTTTTTATTGGAACCCGTAGCTGTTTATTGAACGGAAATTCTGATTTTTCGTTCGGTTCGCCCCGCGAACAGCAAAACTTCTGTCATCGCGCCGCGAACATGGATGGCGCCGCGATCTGAAGCAAATTTGGGGAAACTCAAATATGCGTAACTTTTGATTTGTAGATCCGTTTTATTTGTCGTTTGAACCTATGTGAAGCTAAAATTAATTCCTATATGATAATACATAATTGAATAGCCCTTGACAATGTTTTGAAAATTGTATTTCTTCCTTGATGGCTTTATGTGATGTGAAGTGATAATATTGTGCTTTGATATGACAagtgacgtgattgtgaagtgattcATTGCTATGAACAATAATGATATTGTGGTTGTCGTTAAATTGCGACATTGAATTGATGATGTTTAGTTGTTATGTGATAAATGACGTGAATATGGATgttgcatcattgagtctcatccattgcataaatgtgaagtggccttaatggcaaatgtgacgatggcctgaaaatggcaaatgCGAAGTGGCCCTAATGGCAAAAGCgaagtgggagttttactccaaatggtaccacatgcatgtgcattattTCGAGCTACATATTGAGTCATATTTTGGTATTATGCGATGATGAATATGTTGTGTTTGTTATATGATGTGAATGAGGATTAGAGTGCTATATTGCTTGAATaacatgatgtttgaatgctatgTTGCTTGAATACTATATAGCTTGGAtaattgataatatatatgattgttgcaaaaatgcatatgttgagaagtggtgaatgtgTATGAATCTCATTTTTcgctataagtattatcatacgtttctttatcgtgaatgatatctcaccccttttgttgTATGTTACCTCTTCGGTGGTAACTTGCCGGTACTGATGACGAGTAGATGTTAGCTTATTATTCGTGTCGGTGTGtcttatgctctgatacgtagcacctaGGGGGTTCGTCGTTTGTGTCGCTTTATGTTACCttgtatttgttggattttgataTTAACTCGTATGATGATATGATATTTCATGgatgccatgtaggcaagatcTCATTATGTTGGGATGTTATGATTTATGTATTCCGCTGCTACATTATGCGATGTTTTGCATAGTTGTGATGATAATTTGTATTCCCCCATGACTATTGTTACGTATCCATTATATGAGCTTTGATGCATTATGTTGTGTTTTCTTATGTTAATCAAATGTGACACTCTGAATATGCATGTTTTCGTATCTTTAACTACTCTGATTGTTATATAAATTACGGGGTagattcggggtgttacattagtggtatcaaagcAGATCGGTTCGTCCATTCACGTGTCGTGTCGTAGTTGGTTAGCAatcatatatttttgttttgttctgattgtttttgtgttgtagtgttgcaccctgatttttaccctgcgattttatttcatttgcatcatgcaTTTTATTCGATTATGTTTTATGTTCAATAACCATTattcaaaattgcaaaaaaatatcttgtttctcttttgttgtgTTAGACAGGGACTGAATCGAAAAAGTGAGATTTGTGAGACTATGCGAAGCAGTTGATGTAAAAGTCTATGTTTCGAGTCTATCTCAAGTCAAGGTTTAAAGTTCCATTCTTCTTTATGGTAGttttatgattttatattaatatttagttttaattctaattttagttcaaaattgaaatatcattttaatttgaattatcattaaaattaaaattgatttttaatataaaatcattTCTTTATTTTAgtcattcttttttcttatttttacattttagtcttttattattaaccttttactcttttattatttttatttttattactcttTCTTTTTTATCATGTCCAAATAGATAGGAAAAGGGATGGGAAGCATGTTACCACACAAGCCAGGTCTCACGATTTTATACACTCAGCAAGGGTCACGTTTTTACATCTATAAGCAAGTCATATAGAGAAATTTGAGGAAGTTTTCTTGGAAAAAATCATCTTCACGTGTTACTCTCTTGCAGCAAATTCATTTGAGATTTCAAATTCCATTTCAAACAATCACAATTCAACCAATCATGTCCATTCATTGAATCTCATCAAAGGCTTACAATTGTCCAAGAAGCATCACAAGGATTCCTTTTCAAATTTGTAACAAACTTCTCAATTCTCCCTCCAATTTTCCCTCTCAAATCCTTCACACAATATGCACCGAACCTGTTTTATAAATACTCACTCAGATCATCACAGAAAGAGGAGGagaaataatatattgttatgctgTTGAAATCTCATCAGAAACTCTCCTTCAAAATCTCAAAAGAAAACTCTAGTACACAAAAATTTCCATCCAAATCTTCTTCCAAAAATTCATTACACCAAGGTGATTCAAACCTTCAATTCATAACTTGCAGATCGATAACTCAGCTTCATCGATTCTTTATCACCAAATCCAGATTCAACTatttcatacatcatcatcaactTGCATCAACGGTCGTGTAATAAGCTCATGTCCATCATCCTTACTTCAACGAACAACATCTTCATAGATCCATCTGCAACACAGTTTCAGTGTCATCAACACATGTCCAAACACCGACTCTTCATCAACTCTCGCGATTTATTTTCGGAGAAGGAGAATAAATTGGAATAAAATGGATGTGCATATGATAGAGaatatttagttatattttaatatttttagtttaattagaattattaatttaaGGTTTTATATTAGTTGGTATTTTAGTTCAATTGTTATTGAATTGGGTTCCACTAGTATTTGGGCCTTTTAGTTATTGGCCCATTAGTAacattatatatgtagtgtcatTGACACATTAGAGAgcaatcaaatgaaatcaaagtttattttatcttttatcttAAGTCCTTTATATTGTTCTTCCTCTACcttaaaccctagtttagaaccttgataggaattgcttcctatcaattggtgctttcatccatgtACTCAAATTCTCCTATGGATTATCCTTATCACACACCTTCATTTCCATACTACTCCACCATAGACACCACTCCTACCACACCATCCTTTCCATCTTTTCCATGGGAGCTTTTTACACCTTATTACACTCATGGTTCATCATCCCCAAAATTGTATTTGAATCACGGATATTCACCGCATCATCATTCACATCTTCAGCAGCACCACTACAACACTTCCACCCATATGgatagtgtggtgtcgttttctttacctccccgtttcacttgggaggacggcacgctaaacccttcacgcgaaatttggaaggaggatgcgcccgtggtgggatgaattttgtttcagttcttcctacgatatcacacgaactttcttatttgtcctacgagtaggaaaggggaaaaaagatctcaactaaaccctaggagtttgctaagtgtggggatttcacctagactagaaattctggagtccgggaggtcggttatacatagggaagtgtttaaacaccctacatatctgtagtactctacaggaaccttctctgtgtcattgtgattgtgtttactgctaatgattgggaaagtttctcctttgtgttaggagaaggaattgaattgattttaaaagacagacagacaaacaaactgactattttttggtattttattagctcgctgagattccttgtgaacctcatgcctacatatccctagtggaagtcagagcttaatgtagttcggggaactaactagggaaattaaatgtttttgttgccttgcttgaagctcaaggttgaagcttggaattaaatctctgtttacagtaaagagacatgaaattatctctacagagaggtatttatactattctaccacaaacatttaaaggagtgacagaataactgaattcatttcattcaagagggggaccttacttgtgtatgtgcaagtataccagtcaaatgcctcttaaatgaaagaaagatgctcatccaaattagggaaagttaccacatgtctgggttttactgccagctcatgcctttcaaaatcctaaatgggagacttgattaaaattgaaattaaaattgaaatgtttgtttgaatgtggtagagtagtaaaaatatctctctatagagataagctatgtctatctactgtataaaagatttgactttagctggcttgtatgaggcccaagcttgaggctttttaattgatttattaatgttttatttgactctgggagatggctccactggggattaattacagggtatttttgtgttctgtacaaagcccagaattgaggctgactctatttggagagtgtttatttgatggattttatttggtgttctgtacaaagcccagaattgaggctgactctacttagggagactctatttgtgtgccttgtaccaagcccaaggttgtggctgactgctgaggataactgaatttttgagactatgaatgactctatttttgtgtgccttgtacaaagcccaaggttgtggctgactctagctaaggaaaacattattttctgccttgtacaaagcccaaggttgtggcagactcttaaatgaactgagtatggatgactctatgggggaaagatcctaagtgttaggaatctttgacacatgaaaatatggtttatatgccttgtacaaagcccaaggttgtggctactgaatggtgaagaactcactggggagactctattttctgccttgtacaatgcccaaggttgaggctgactgttgacaggggagttttattgcatgggtgccttgtatgaagcccaaggttgaggctaactatttttgttggttttaactctactggagattaaaaagacagtttttctttggaagctaaccctttccagggattttgactcagctggtagaattgtttgtgaaagattgact
The sequence above is drawn from the Vicia villosa cultivar HV-30 ecotype Madison, WI unplaced genomic scaffold, Vvil1.0 ctg.001707F_1_1, whole genome shotgun sequence genome and encodes:
- the LOC131636364 gene encoding superoxide dismutase [Cu-Zn], chloroplastic; the protein is MQLAMASQTLVSPSPLSSHSLLRTSFSGVSVKLAPQFSTLKTSNFKPLTVVAAAKKAVAVLKGTSTVEGVVTLTQDDEGPTTVNVRITGLTPGLHGFHLHEYGDTTNGCISTGPHFNPNKLTHGAPEDEIRHAGDLGNIVANAEGVAEATIVDNQIPLTGPNSVVGRALVVHELQDDLGKGGHELSLSTGNAGGRLACGVVGLTPV